In Bicyclus anynana chromosome 1, ilBicAnyn1.1, whole genome shotgun sequence, a single window of DNA contains:
- the LOC112048364 gene encoding protein adenylyltransferase Fic has protein sequence MLFMNSSARAEAMKCETKKQFQVKMVVDKCKTVLMLSSLVCTFGVLISLHKLLSHDIRISKPFAPLPAGLYGTYLEPFAEQSPSPAKERDKAHDAEAVGSLNAALEMKKVGKAEKALKLFQHAFALSPKHADILNHYGEFLEETKKDIVKADQLYTLALTNYPEHSGALMNRQRTASIVENLDREMLRKIDEKRDTLLSIPENNAALCRAKKEAYFQHIYHTVAIEGNTMTLQQTRSILETRVAVEGKSIAEHNEILGLDAAMKYINTTLLYRIRDITMGDILEIHKRVLGHVDPIEGGQFRRTQVYVGGHIPPGPMEIQSLMSQFLEWLNSEDALDLHPVRYAALAHYKLVYIHPFIDGNGRTSRLLMNLLLMQAGYPPVIVAKQHRHLYYQHLQTANEGDVRPFVRFIAQCTERTLNLYLWATSEYSPSVPAIGNPHILTGEGFDDDLL, from the exons ATGTTGTTCATGAATAGCTCTGCACGGGCCGAAGCAATGAAGTGCGAAACGAAGAAGCAGTTCCAAGTGAAAATGGTAGTGGATAAATGTAAAACGGTGTTGATGCTGTCGAGTCTGGTTTGTACGTTTGGCGTTTTGATATCTTTGCACAAGTTGCTGAGCCATGACATTAGAATATCGAAGCCGTTTGCGCCACTGCCAGCTGGGCTGTATGGGACGTATCTCGAGCCTTTCGCTGAACAGTCTCCGTCACCAGCGAAGGAACGCGACAAGGCACACGATGCGGAAGCGGTGGGCTCATTGAACGCAGCCCTAGAAATGAAAAAAGTAGGCAAAGCTGAAAAAGCATTAAAGTTGTTCCAACACGCTTTCGCCTTGTCCCCGAAACATGCAGACATATTAAATCACTACGGTGAATTTCTAGAAGAAACAAAGAAGGACATAGTAAAAGCAGACCAGCTGTATACATTGGCTTTAACAAATTATCCCGAACATTCTGGAGCTTTGATGAACAGACAGAGAACTGCAAGTATAGTAGAGAATTTGGACCGAGAAATGTTGAGGAAGATTGATGAGAAACGAGATACTTTGCTGTCTATACCTGAGAATAATGCTGCTCTGTGCAGAGCAAAGAAGGAAGCATACTTTCAGCATATCTACCATACTGTTGCTATAGAAGGAAACACCATGACTTTGCAGCAAACACGAAGTATATTAGAAACAAGGGTAGCCGTAGAGGGCAAGAGCATCGCTGAGCACAATGAGATCCTTGGCTTAGACGCTGCCATGAAGTATATAAATACAACACTGCTGTACCGCATCAGAGACATTACTATGGGAGATATATTAGAGATACATAAAAGAGTTTTAGGGCATGTGGATCCTATAGAAGGAGGTCAGTTTCGGAGAACTCAAGTGTATGTCGGAGGGCATATACCTCCAGGGCCTATGGAGATCCAAAGCCTCATGAGCCAGTTCTTGGAATGGTTGAACTCTGAAGATGCTTTGGATCTGCATCCAGTGAG ATATGCAGCACTAGCACACTACAAGTTGGTGTACATTCACCCGTTCATAGACGGCAACGGGCGCACGTCTCGGCTGCTGATGAACCTGCTGCTGATGCAGGCCGGCTACCCGCCCGTCATCGTCGCCAAGCAGCACCGCCATCTCTACTACCAGCACTTGCAGACCGCCAACGAGGGGGACGTCCGCCCGTTTGTGAG atTTATAGCCCAGTGCACGGAGCGTACACTAAACCTGTACCTCTGGGCCACCAGTGAGTACAGCCCCAGTGTCCCTGCCATCGGCAACCCACACATCCTCACCGGAGAGGGCTTTGACGATGATCTGCTCTGA
- the LOC112048356 gene encoding Fanconi anemia group D2 protein yields MRLKRTSQKPENEELTQRKRQKIISDDSFSKTLAECGLELHESPEECVTSHETIVIIRNLKKTLQKHTDYPANVAEFYSNFEKRCRDIDDFKHYLFPNIVRKTDNSECPVSDSLVKILLSVPVLQKKLIDFIFEKAISLAADGKLIQMILKCFSSLDYIVDSNKISIHLIDLLDVTDEHTVRLEIITAIPDIVGDQEHENIAGEMSRILSNDPDLVPAILDCLSYLCLSDDQYERLQKKTLNILNTISKCKNFSNFVKFLLIPGRTSDSAYVEVAQGLRNALCWSTSIDKPEEIVSSQVLTATAIRNSIVSSKVIATAWLKAVSTSARSTDHRPIDFVIMVILYSTSEERQKSLESLIRKEIKSNILNEELLDEAFEKFKPILKDYLKHLISLTNSLLDIKAEPVIQNFASHLYILMFSKLEEFCQTLVAELLQLGLDSKQCVKNMLSILNKVASKDMSILKPQSVQMLKLLDHMDDMTLPEIRAVMNLLCGLAYSYENSVIRDDIHMIIRKELGSSNPTIKIQGILAGIHAVKYLMASKDGEDLSIDSEIDTSVNQLIQGDLREAAQIIESISCHTRQYPDMIAFFYDELCKIIQSSSYINKCFLNWLTDAVTNDLQRNFLDNGLKEKSINGLNLDTQYCLNSDSEIDEVIAINIAGVTLQAQEDVNIQILSPLFLLVQTLHVRKYNGELSQIDALLGSPVVMPIFDVDSIEDMSSNTVSNILDCQIHCANWFREIINAFASQNDAVLKTKIFSRVAHLRKLENLISTILYKINFTYKPPVNICSLKNINNEHTTKLGTKKQNVKQKNPKSTNDESVLLETLKSQSTGNNNKIVIKNKIGLVQNVIFRPFTLSILNLLNNYLTDINTDDELSLNFENLPFILKCINCSIENVLISRIKRKTFLTKQNSADTYDSVKAEDCARSINKILPKIIHHVKFITTHLDKSLTSNKDDNEELLMSDENSDYILSLEYIFNIFTIYFKWIGFKIQHKGLLETSLREIANLDKDNSTFIQNLLVTCAKYFQEHEKYCVQITTAVALLGVVNALQEHSSNSTVIMILRKMAKYFLSREWKSATGAAEKGLFFNQSIDTFVQLNLKLIEISELKNIILLLENDVRNLKDRKSTLTLYPSINKSNLHILYRNLGDALYESAKISSNKGLTNLEHLDLWRDVVFIMKHMSELAKILQNRNMLIAFFKKTLPIIRLFVQLGMPIIQLECKNERREKEIKEILETLQQSTRFLRTLDGHFRKKKDKALLGKVPYMKQLLETLIYKVKELVEANPGFGVFWIGTLKKKNIDGEVIKTQQSVESDESAEDDDEQLADDDDDDTYNIVLSPNSRSERSETV; encoded by the coding sequence ATGAGGCTCAAAAGAACCTCGCAAAAGCCAGAGAACGAAGAATTGACACAACGGAAAAGGCAGAAGATCATCAGCGACGACTCCTTCAGTAAAACATTGGCAGAGTGCGGTTTAGAATTACACGAAAGCCCTGAAGAATGCGTCACTTCACATGAAACCATTGTTATCATACGAAACTTGAAGAAAACATTGCAAAAACATACAGATTATCCCGCTAATGTAGcagaattttattcaaatttcgaAAAGCGATGTCGAGATATAGATGATTTCAAACATTACCTTTTCCCGAATATCGTTCGGAAAACAGACAATTCTGAATGCCCAGTGTCTGACAGTCTAGTGAAAATTTTACTCAGTGTACCTGTACTACAGAAGAAActgatagattttatttttgagaaaGCTATATCACTGGCAGCTGACGGTAAGCTGATTCAAATGATACTGAAATGTTTTTCTTCCTTAGATTACATTGTTGACAGCAACAAAATCTCCATACACCTTATTGACCTTTTAGATGTGACTGACGAACATACGGTACGTTTAGAAATAATCACAGCTATACCTGATATTGTAGGAGATCAAGAGCATGAGAATATTGCAGGAGAAATGAGTAGGATCTTGAGCAATGATCCCGATCTGGTCCCAGCCATACTAGACTGCCTCTCGTATCTGTGTTTGTCAGATGACCAATATGAAAGGcttcaaaaaaaaaccttaaacatattaaatactatatccaaatgtaaaaatttttctaattttgttaaatttcttCTAATACCTGGACGCACTTCTGACAGTGCTTATGTAGAAGTGGCACAAGGTTTAAGAAATGCATTATGTTGGTCCACATCTATTGACAAACCCGAGGAGATTGTGTCAAGTCAGGTCCTCACAGCTACTGCTATAAGGAACTCAATTGTATCATCGAAGGTGATTGCCACTGCGTGGTTAAAAGCAGTCTCCACAAGTGCACGTAGCACTGACCACAGGCCAATAGACTTTGTAATTATGGTCATTCTATATTCCACCTCAGAAGAAAGACAAAAATCATTGGAGAGTTTAATTCGAAAGGAAATAAAAAGCAATATATTGAATGAAGAACTACTTGATGAagcatttgaaaaattcaagcCCATACTCAAAGACTATTTGAAGCATCTTATTAGCTTGACAAATTCTCTCTTAGATATTAAAGCTGAACctgttattcaaaattttgCCTCTCATCTGTACATTTTGATGTTTTCTAAGCTTGAAGAGTTCTGCCAAACCTTAGTAGCAGAACTATTGCAACTGGGCTTAGATTCAAAACAATGTGTAAAAAATATGctatcaattttaaataaagttgcATCAAAAGATATGTCTATACTAAAACCACAAAGTGTTCAAATGTTGAAACTACTGGATCACATGGATGATATGACTTTACCTGAAATAAGAGCTGTAATGAATTTGCTTTGTGGTCTTGCATACAGCTATGAAAATTCAGTTATTAGGGATGATATTCATATGATTATTAGGAAAGAATTGGGAAGTTCTAATCCTACAATCAAAATTCAAGGAATTTTAGCAGGAATACATGCTGTGAAGTATCTCATGGCATCAAAAGATGGAGAAGACCTATCAATTGATTCCGAAATTGATACTTCAGTGAACCAATTAATTCAAGGTGACCTTCGTGAGGCTGCACAAATTATAGAATCAATCAGTTGCCACACTAGACAATATCCTGATATGATAGCATTCTTCTATGATGAATTATGCAAAATAATCCAATCAtcaagttatataaataaatgttttctcaattggttaaCAGATGCTGTTACTAATGATTTACAACGAAATTTTTTAGATAACggtttaaaagaaaaatcaattaatGGTCTTAATCTTGATACCCAATATTGTTTGAATTCAGACAGTGAAATAGATGAAGTAATAGCTATTAATATTGCAGGCGTAACACTGCAAGCACAGGAAGATGTTAATATACAAATTTTGTCCCCATTATTTCTACTTGTACAGACTTTACATGTCAGAAAATACAATGGGGAATTGTCTCAAATTGATGCTTTGTTGGGATCCCCAGTTGTTATGCCCATTTTTGATGTTGATTCAATTGAGGATATGAGTTCCAATACTGTCTCTAATATTTTAGATTGTCAAATACATTGTGCCAATTGGTTTCGGGAAATAATAAATGCTTTTGCTTCACAAAATGATGCagttttgaaaacaaaaatctttagtAGAGTAGCACATCTTCGAAAGCTGGAGAATTTAATAAGCACAATATTATATAAGATCAATTTTACTTACAAGCCGCCAGTTAATATATGTAGTttgaaaaacattaataatgaGCATACAACGAAATTAGGTACCAAGAAACAAAATGTTAAACAGAAAAATCCAAAGAGTACAAATGATGAATCTGTTTTACTTGAAACGCTGAAGTCACAATCTACtggtaataacaataaaattgttattaaaaataagataGGACTCGTACAAAATGTAATCTTTAGACCATTTACACTTAGTATATTGAACCTTctgaataattatttaacagATATTAATACTGACGACGAACTTAGCTTAAACTTTGAAAATTTACCCTTCATTTTAAAGTGTATTAACTGCAGTATTGAAAATGTATTGATATCAAGAATTAAAAGGAAGACATTTTTAACGAAGCAAAACTCTGCAGATACTTATGATAGTGTAAAAGCTGAAGACTGTGCAAGGTCAATAAACAAAATTCTTCCAAAGATAATTCACCACGTGAAATTTATAACTACACATTTAGATAAGTCTTTAACTAGTAATAAAGATGATAATGAAGAACTTTTAATGAGTGACGAAAATTCTGACTATATTTTAagtttagaatatatttttaatatcttcacaatatattttaaatggatTGGATTCAAAATTCAACATAAAGGCCTTTTAGAAACTTCATTGCGAGAAATTGCAAATTTAGATAAAGACAATTCTAcgtttattcaaaatttattagtaACATGTGCTAAATATTTCCAAGAGCATGAGAAATACTGTGTTCAGATAACGACTGCTGTAGCACTGCTGGGTGTTGTTAATGCACTTCAAGAACATAGTTCAAACTCGACTGTAATAATGATATTAAGGAAAATGGCGAAATATTTCTTGTCTCGCGAATGGAAATCAGCAACTGGAGCTGCAGAAAAAGGACTATTTTTTAATCAGAGTATTGATACCTTTGTTCAGCTGAATCTCAAACTTATTGAAATCTCAGAGCTCAAAAATATCATTCTTTTACTAGAGAATGATGTAAGAAACTTAAAAGATCGTAAAAGCACATTGACGTTATATCcaagtataaataaatcaaatttacatattttgtatagaaatttGGGAGATGCTCTTTATGAATCGGCTAAAATATCTTCAAATAAAGGTTTAACCAACTTGGAACATTTAGATCTGTGGCGGGATGttgtatttattatgaaacacatgTCTGAGCTGGCTAAAATACTTCAGAATAGAAATATGTTgatagctttttttaaaaagacacTTCCTATAATTAGATTGTTCGTGCAACTTGGAATGCCAATAATACAATTGGAATGTAAGAATGAAAGaagagaaaaagaaataaaggaaATTTTGGAGACATTACAGCAATCTACACGATTTCTACGTACATTGGATGGTCATTTTAGGAAAAAGAAGGATAAAGCTTTACTTGGCAAAGTGCCTTACATGAAACAGTTGTTAGAAACGTTAATCTATAAGGTGAAAGAACTAGTAGAAGCAAATCCTGGTTTCGGAGTGTTTTGGATAGGCACCCTCAAAAAGAAGAACATTGACGGCGAAGTCATTAAGACGCAACAGAGTGTTGAAAGTGACGAGTCTGCAGAAGACGATGACGAGCAGTTAGcagatgatgacgacgatgatacATACAATATTGTTCTTAGTCCAAATTCAAGGAGCGAACGAAGTGAAACAGTGTAA